A stretch of the Clostridium fungisolvens genome encodes the following:
- a CDS encoding CDGSH iron-sulfur domain-containing protein produces MEKPIIAQKSPIPVELKKGETYYYCTCGRSSNQPFCNGAHQGTSFEPLAFTAEKDGTAYLCGCKHTSNPPYCDGTHDKLKEE; encoded by the coding sequence ATGGAAAAACCTATAATAGCACAAAAATCACCTATTCCTGTTGAACTTAAAAAGGGTGAAACTTATTATTATTGTACATGTGGCAGAAGTTCAAATCAACCATTTTGTAATGGAGCACATCAAGGCACTTCATTTGAACCATTGGCATTTACTGCTGAAAAAGATGGAACGGCTTATTTATGCGGATGTAAGCATACTAGCAATCCTCCATATTGTGATGGAACACATGATAAGCTAAAGGAGGAGTAG
- a CDS encoding CDGSH iron-sulfur domain-containing protein has product MENIKIQVLDDAPLIVKGEVELIDGEGKSMGTNPEFHLCRCGLSKNKPHCDGSHRGKFESKVRAK; this is encoded by the coding sequence ATGGAAAATATTAAAATTCAAGTACTTGATGACGCTCCACTTATTGTAAAAGGTGAAGTAGAATTAATTGATGGTGAAGGTAAAAGTATGGGAACTAATCCTGAATTTCATCTATGTAGATGTGGCTTATCAAAAAATAAACCACATTGCGATGGTTCTCATAGAGGGAAGTTCGAGAGCAAAGTTCGCGCAAAATAA
- a CDS encoding sigma 54-interacting transcriptional regulator — translation MMKESLSLSNFNEMKIILDNIFNEIIIVDNSNKIFFINESASILFGLDCKSSLGKDINKLIQDSELSYFLSTKKEEVKKPIVINELSLILNVIPIYNGENLEGTILIFNNITNYNELLHKLDEEKNSSEILNTVIETAYDGMVIIDKNGIITMMSKAYKDFLGIKSEDVIGKHVTEVIENTRMPIVLETGKEEVAQLHRIKGNYMIASRIPIIKNGEVIGVVGKVLFRNVKELNSLYKKISAIEKELANYKSRFKEFNTASYSLENIIGESEAICSAKAIVKKAAHTSSNVLILGESGTGKEIFAHAIHSESSRYEGPFVKVNCAAIPSDLLESELFGYEAGAFTGARKEGKIGKFEIANEGTIFLDEIGDMPLHMQVKLLRVIQEREVEKIGGVATRKINIRIIAATNRNLERLVSEGKFREDLYYRLNVVTIEIPPLRERGNDIILISNHLIKKLSVSLDKKVKGMTKEAEQYLKTYEWKGNVRELENMLERAINIMGDSDVIGVDDLPKEITGKKTSIIPKKLQDILEESEKNAIILALRAADGNKTKAAKILDIGRTSLYEKIEKYKIEK, via the coding sequence ATGATGAAAGAATCATTATCCTTGAGTAATTTTAATGAAATGAAAATAATACTAGATAATATATTTAATGAAATAATTATAGTTGATAATAGTAACAAAATATTCTTTATCAATGAATCAGCTAGTATTCTTTTCGGTTTAGATTGCAAAAGTAGTTTGGGTAAGGATATTAATAAATTAATACAGGATTCGGAACTGTCTTATTTTCTATCAACTAAAAAAGAAGAAGTTAAAAAGCCTATAGTTATTAATGAATTAAGTTTAATATTAAATGTTATACCTATATATAATGGTGAAAATTTAGAGGGAACAATACTGATTTTCAATAATATAACCAATTACAATGAACTTCTTCATAAGCTTGATGAAGAGAAAAACAGTAGTGAAATATTAAATACTGTAATTGAGACAGCTTATGATGGTATGGTGATTATAGATAAGAATGGAATAATCACCATGATGAGTAAGGCATATAAGGACTTTTTAGGAATAAAAAGTGAAGATGTAATAGGTAAACATGTAACTGAAGTTATAGAGAATACAAGAATGCCAATAGTACTTGAAACAGGGAAAGAAGAAGTAGCACAGCTTCACAGGATTAAAGGAAATTATATGATCGCCTCAAGAATACCTATAATTAAAAATGGAGAGGTTATTGGGGTTGTAGGAAAGGTATTATTTAGAAACGTAAAAGAACTAAATAGTCTTTACAAAAAGATAAGTGCTATAGAAAAAGAATTAGCCAATTATAAATCAAGATTTAAGGAATTTAATACAGCTAGTTACTCCCTTGAAAACATTATAGGTGAAAGTGAGGCTATTTGCTCAGCTAAGGCTATAGTGAAAAAAGCAGCTCATACTAGTTCAAATGTACTTATTTTAGGAGAAAGCGGCACTGGTAAGGAAATCTTTGCACATGCTATACATTCAGAGAGTAGTCGTTATGAGGGGCCTTTTGTTAAGGTTAATTGTGCAGCTATTCCAAGTGATTTGCTTGAGTCAGAACTATTTGGATATGAAGCGGGGGCTTTTACAGGTGCAAGAAAAGAAGGGAAAATCGGAAAATTTGAAATCGCAAATGAAGGTACAATATTTTTAGATGAAATTGGAGATATGCCACTTCATATGCAGGTGAAACTTCTAAGGGTAATTCAAGAAAGAGAAGTTGAAAAGATTGGTGGAGTTGCAACCAGGAAGATTAACATAAGGATAATTGCAGCTACTAATAGAAATCTTGAAAGATTAGTCTCTGAGGGTAAGTTTCGTGAAGATCTATATTACAGGCTCAATGTTGTAACAATTGAAATACCACCTTTAAGAGAGAGAGGAAATGATATTATACTTATATCTAATCATCTCATCAAAAAACTTTCAGTGAGTTTAGATAAGAAGGTTAAAGGAATGACAAAAGAGGCTGAACAATATCTTAAAACCTATGAATGGAAAGGTAATGTTAGAGAACTAGAAAATATGTTAGAGAGAGCAATTAATATTATGGGAGATAGTGATGTAATTGGTGTAGATGATTTACCTAAAGAAATTACAGGTAAAAAAACATCAATAATTCCTAAAAAGCTTCAGGACATCTTAGAAGAAAGTGAAAAGAATGCTATTATTCTTGCACTTAGAGCAGCAGATGGAAATAAAACAAAAGCAGCAAAAATTTTAGATATAGGTCGTACTAGTTTGTACGAAAAAATAGAAAAATATAAAATAGAGAAGTAG